Proteins from a single region of Hydra vulgaris chromosome 12, alternate assembly HydraT2T_AEP:
- the LOC100210590 gene encoding histone deacetylase complex subunit SAP30L isoform X2, whose amino-acid sequence MSTDKETKIEICCLLENSERCKRVSGNASFNFRVQKLVEQRKLKFSLDQNARHRYICDFHKNIIKKARNKRKRKDSDEENESPEVELSQLQIATLRRYKRYYRIPTRPGMSKSQLIESISKHFKGISVPEKETITYFIYMVKTQRSKFDQHPIDAA is encoded by the exons ATGTCAACAGACAAAGAAACCAAAATAGAAATATGCTGTTTGCTTGAGAATTCAGAACGTTGTAAGCGTGTATCAGGGAATGCTAGCTTCAACTTTCGTGTTCAAAAACTTGTGGAACAAAGAAAGCTAAAGTTTTCACTTGACCAAAAT GCAAGACATAGATATATATGCGATTTTCACAAAAACATTATAAAGAAAgcaagaaataaaagaaaaagaaaagattcaGATGAAGAAAATGAAAGCCCGGAG gtTGAACTCAGCCAACTTCAAATTGCTACGTTAAGAcgttataaaagatattatcGAATCCCGACTCGACCTGGTATGAGCAAATCTCAGCTTATTGAG tcaatcagtaaacattttaaagggATTTCTGTTCctgaaaaagaaacaattacctattttatttatatggttAAGACACAGAGAAGTAAATTTGATCAGCACCCAATAGATGCTGCTTAA
- the LOC100214173 gene encoding nuclear RNA export factor 1, whose translation MAFRGFKKAVNDANFSVNISSNGTRSIERRLSEGGFENRRYHTDGFENKANTSSYRGSGSGNNGGRWKRGGGFNNRNSGGRGCGKGNFKPKHRFVDDDDDGDARMRDEEHLHRSNYGGSGFGNKERDRDESDWFKVVVPEGKKHNRDWLLNKIKQIAKVSFEEVDYHTFKDNIVFFLKGQMIADAVQSASNIVTTKDGSKLFFTVRPSRPPNNNINKDEKKSSSNTSVETSPEKLEVLKTFLGNRYDVKLVKLDLSNISSEKILFENRIEGHAGNFKFMNTIFTIINSICPQLKSLDLSHNGITRLNTLEFLADKCPELEELNLSRNQIRFSGELTKIASNKKLKRLFLNDNPFSDNYKSDNVAYIAEIRSKLPDIEELDGVVLPKAIKCDLLSESIIPESKPAYAENQDALKLIATFLENYYKIYDSSDASYRQHLLGAYHNDAVFSMSLNTGISSSSKSHSLNDYVKISRNLRRIRERNIRHQLIKQSKLAVVAFLTELPTTTHKLDSFVVDIPVVTPSCLVFTIHGVFLEKKLNILRGFSRVFVSVPETNSQFLIINDELHIRNITDAQLAKFEIKPIEAKEQELLNETKQQELVKQFSLHSKMNLKWSFDCLASNGWNFEQAGIKFTELNNLGKIPPEAFVI comes from the exons ATGGCTTTCAGGGGCTTCAAAAAAGCAGTCAATGATGCAAATTTCTCAGTAAATATCTCTTCTAACGGTACAAGATCGATCGAAAGACGTTTAAGCGAAGGTGGATTTGAAAATCGACGTTATCATACAGATGGGTTTGAAAATAAAGCTAATACATCAAGTTATCGTGGGTCTGGTTCAG GAAATAATGGTGGTCGTTGGAAAAGAGGAGgtggttttaataatagaaataGTGGTGGCAGAGGATGTggaaaaggaaattttaaaccaaagCATAGATTTgtcgatgatgatgatgatggggATGCAAGAATGAGAGATGAGGAGCATTTACATCGCAGTAATTATGGTGGTAGTGGATTTGGAAACAAAGAAAGAGATAGAGATGAAAGTGATTGGTTTAAAGTTGTGGTGCCAGAAGGCAAAAAACATAATCGAGACTGGTTGCTAAATAAAATCAAGCAAATAGCAAAGGTTTCCTTTGAAGAAGTTGACTACCAtacttttaaagataatattgttttttttcttaaaggcCAAATGATTGCAGATGCTGTTCAAAGTGCAAGTAACATTGTCACTACTAAAGATGggtcaaaattgttttttactgTACGGCCTAGTAGACCtcctaataataatataaataaagacgAAAAGAAGTCTTCTAGTAATACTTCTGTTGAAACTTCACCTGAAAAATTAGAAGTCTTAAAAACCTTTCTTGGTAATCGTTATGATGTTAAACTAGTCAAGTTAGATTTGTCTAATATTTCAAGCGAGAAAATCCTTTTTGAAAATCGAATAGAAGGCCATGctggaaattttaaatttatgaacactatatttacaattataaattcTATATGCCCTCAATTAAAATCTTTGGATTTGTCACATAATGGTATTACTAGATTAAACACTCTTGAATTTTTAGCAGATAAGTGTCCAGAATTAGAGGAGTTAAATTTGTCAAGAAATCAAATTCGCTTTTCAGGGGAATTAACAAAAATTGCttcaaacaaaaagttaaaaaggttgtttttaaatgataatccaTTTTCAGATAATTACAAGTCAGACAATGTTGCCTATATAGCAGAGATTCGCAGTAAACTACCTGATATTGAAGAGTTAGATGGCGTTGTTCTACCAAAAGCTATTAAATGTGACTTGCTCTCAGAATCTATTATTCCAGAATCAAAACCAGCTTATGCTGAAAACCAAGATGCATTAAAATTGAttgcaacatttttagaaaattattataagatatatgATTCTAGCGATGCAAGTTATCGCCAACATTTATTAGGAGCATATCATAATGATGCGGTGTTTTCTATGTCTTTGAATACAGGAATATCTTCAAGTAGCAAAAGTCATTCATTGAATGATTATGTCAAAATAAGTAGAAACTTGCGACGAATACGTGAACGAAATATAAGACATCAgcttattaaacaatcaaaacttgctgttgttgcttttttaactGAACTGCCAACAACAACACACAAATTAGATTCTTTTGTTGTTGATATACCTGTTGTGACACCATCATGTCTTGTATTCACTATTCATGGagtttttttggaaaagaaGTTGAATATTTTAAGAGGTTTTTCTAGAGTTTTCGTTAGTGTGCCTGAAACAAATTcccagtttttaattataaatgatGAACTTCACATTAGAAATATCACTGATGCACAACTAGCTAAGTTCGAAATAAAACCAATTGAGGCAAAAGAGCAAGAATTGTTAAATGAGACAAAACAACAAGAACtagtaaaacagttttcttTGCACTCTAAAATGAACTTGAAATGGTCTTTTGATTGTTTAGCATCAAATGGATGGAATTTTGAGCAAGCTGGTATAAAGTTTACTGAACTAAATAATTTGGGAAAAATTCCACCAGAAGcatttgttatataa